A portion of the Hylaeus volcanicus isolate JK05 unplaced genomic scaffold, UHH_iyHylVolc1.0_haploid 12237, whole genome shotgun sequence genome contains these proteins:
- the LOC128884259 gene encoding elongation factor 2-like isoform X4 yields the protein MSNSGVDNTLGDFLASHSQCYIKNVCVIAHVDHGKTSICDFLISTNGFITPESAGKVQFLDSREDEHRRSITMKSSCVGLHHKVSDSLESYLINLVDCPGHVDFSCDVASMVNICDGVLLIIDVVEGIRSQTKHVAEKAYKERLQFILIFNKMDKLFTELKLSSIEVVVYISNLIQQVNTLFERFVPEKSFRETPDTTLRSHPIAAQSSDPYVQFSPEKGNVVFCSAHDGWAFTLPYIASNLVKKLNLGNKVSTKITKALWGSHYLNSKTFTVSTKPFYTNQPTMAEKLVFEPIQKMYQLLQQCPNLSGMKKTLEMLSIDYNTSSNETLTARSVFSKWFPLEKHLMNTIINILPNPPNAMRNRIQRMFASSTCINSSHEHYRKNVLDKVLPLVKNCSSDPSTVVIVYITKFLGANLRLNTLTEDHSCNTSDQQYVGLSRIFSGILRSGMMLYLCKNYSVQYFESSAHGPSCKASHCVYEVSKIYLLQGRDLLPVQSVCAGHIVAVYLTLQTHSKHHNRSSTQENTTLSNVNAQITSWKENCFRSISQFMTLSTDVSCPPILVPDVTRNQAIVRVQLEPKHIDNYSLLLHGLKNMYQADPSLEVDVSTHGELILSCFGEVHLEKCINDLENVYAKIPVQVSDPIIFLRETLYGGDNLKNSNSTLSSRLHPSSLVTPFPPWNCDKNNHIKLDCSTLTAQTMSFNSYFAEGILQETNLLFRVFAEPLPGQVLLWLEANATELQHYVNSIPFSSWTWSMEKTIRSLWTPCKSTIKNIQKTIQAPDISLYYDNDEKHNNLISKEPPSNILLGVDVNEGGRNLLYLRKGSFTHSNDENLHTESNVLKALQPLLGSIRTGFQLACRAGPLSEETILGVAFSVSIDCEARKEVTGLQSTPYSFQKSEPVLCHETNLFTDMLKTNSTNIGNESSPALNQYSLHSYGATISFFRDLCRQSFLQRGRLRIFEAMLHLVELVCDQGVLGKAYSVLSKRRSQIISETINDQNLTFNVNVFIPMSESFGLAKELRSKASGHITLQLQFSHWKMNTEEPFPETCLTYEVTTLHDSKFALSLKQHEFWSSSNSLIHCKIDINSSAHLKLSSNPLLVIQCINTHNNLCSLLVSFFT from the exons ATGTCTAATTCTGGTGTTGATAATACTTTAGGAGATTTTTTAGCGAGTCATTCTCAGTGCTACATTAAGAATGTTTGCGTTATAGCTCATGTGGATCATG GAAAAACATCCATTTGTGATTTTCTAATATCGACAAATGGTTTTATAACCCCTGAATCAGCAGGCAAAGTACAGTTTTTGGATTCTCGCGAAGACGAACATCGTCGTAGTATAACCATGAAATCAAGCTGCGTTGGTCTTCATCATAAAGTGTCTGACTCCTTGGAATCATACTTGATTAACCTAGTTGATTGTCCTGGACACGTAGACTTTTCATGCGAT GTAGCATCAATGGTTAATATATGTGACGGTGTACTTTTAATAATCGATGTCGTCGAAGGAATTCGTTCTCAAACAAAGCATGTTGCTGAGAAAGCATACAAGGAAcgtttacagtttattttaatttttaacaa AATGGACAAGttatttactgaattaaaGTTGTCTTCTATTGAAGTTGTCGTGTacatatcaaatttaattcaacag GTTAACACGTTATTCGAGCGTTTTGTTCCCGAGAAATCTTTTAGAGAAACGCCGGATACAACACTGAGA AGTCACCCTATAGCAGCTCAATCAAGTGACCCATATGTTCAATTTTCGCCTGAAAAAG GAAATGTTGTATTTTGTTCTGCTCACGACGGATGGGCTTTTACGCTTCCGTACATTGCTAGCAACTTAGTAAAAAAACTCAACTTAGGAAATAAG gtATCTACTAAAATAACAAAAGCTTTATGGGGGTcccattatttaaattctaaaaccTTTACCGTTAGTACAAAACCTTTTTATACAAACCAACCAACAATGGCTGAAAAGCTTGTTTTTGAACCAATTCAAAAG ATGTACCAATTACTCCAACAATGCCCGAATCTCAGTGGTATGAAGAAAACATTGGAAATGTTATCTATTGACTATAATACCTCTTCAAACGAAACTTTGACTGCACGAAGTGTATTTTCTAAGTGGTTTCCTTTAGAGAAACATTTAATG aatactataataaatattttacctaATCCCCCAAATGCAATGCGTAACCGCATTCAGCGAATGTTTGCTTCTTCTACCTGTATCAATAGTTCTCATGAGCattatagaaaaaatgtattggaTAAGGTGTTACCATTGGTAAAAAATTGTAGTAGTGATCCGAGTACCGTTGTTATCGTTTATATAACCAAGTTCCTTGGTGCAAATCTTCGGCTAAATACACTTACTGAGGATCATTCAT GTAATACTTCGGATCAACAGTACGTAGGATTATCACGTATTTTCTCTGGTATTTTAAGAAGTGGTATGATGCTTTATCtctgtaaaaattattcagtGCAG TATTTTGAATCATCTGCACACGGTCCGTCCTGCAAAGCCTCTCATTGTGTGTAtgaagtttcaaaaatttatctacTTCAAGGACGCGATTTATTACCTGTACAATCA GTTTGCGCGGGGCATATTGTGGCAGTATATCTCACACTTCAAACTCATTCAAAACACCATAATAGAAGCTCTACACAAGAAAATACCACACTATCGAATGTTAACGCACAGATAACTTcatggaaagaaaat TGCTTCAGGTCCATTTCTCAATTCATGACACTATCAACTGATGTGAGTTGCCCCCCTATTCTGGTTCCAGACGTCACG AGAAATCAAGCCATTGTCCGTGTACAACTAGAACCAAAACACATCGACAATTATTCATTGTTACTACacggtttgaaaaatatgtatcaagCGGATCCGAGCCTTGAG GTGGATGTTAGTACTCATGGAGAGCTTATTTTAAGTTGCTTTGGTGAAGTTCATTTAGAGAAGTGCATCAATGATTTGGAAAACGTTTATGCGAAAATTCCGGTACAAG TTTCTGATCCAATTATCTTTTTACGTGAAACTCTCTACGGAGgcgataatttaaaaaattcaaactctACATTATCGAGTCGTTTACATCCATCGTCTCTAGTGACCCCGTTTCCCCCCTGGAATtgtgataaaaataatcacatTAAGCTCGACTGTTCTACTTTGACAGCACAAACAATGTCATTCAATTCTTATTTTGCTGAGGGGATACTTCAAGAAACTAATTTACTTTTTAGAGTATTCGCAGAACCACTTCCTGGTCAAG tttTACTTTGGTTAGAAGCTAACGCAACTGAGTTGCAGCATTACGTCAATTCTATACCGTTTTCATCGTGGACGTGGTCTATGGAAAAAACTATACGATCACTATGGACACCTTGCAAAAGtaccattaaaaatattcaaaaaacaattcaaGCTCCTGATATATCGTTATACTATGATAACGATGAAAAacacaataatttaatttcaaaagaacCGCCTAGTAACATCCTTTTAGGAGTGGATGTAAATGAAGGAGGACGTAATCTACTTTATTTACGTAAAGGAAGTTTTACCCATTCAAATG ATGAGAATCTACATACAGAAAGTAATGTTTTGAAAGCTTTACAGCCCTTGCTTGGGTCTATTCGCACAGGATTTCAACTTGCCTGTCGAGCCGGTCCTCTTTCGGAAGAAACGATTTT AGGCGTTGCTTTTTCTGTGAGTATTGATTGTGAAGCTAGAAAAGAAGTGACTGGGCTTCAGTCAACTCCTTATAGTTTTCAAAAAAGCGAACCGGTATTATGCCATGAAACGAATTTGTTCACTGACATGTTGAAGACTAATAGTACTAATATTGGGAACGAATCATCTCCTGCTTTGAATCAATACAGCTTACACAGCTATGGAGCA ACTATTAGTTTTTTTCGTGATCTTTGCCGACAAAGTTTTTTACAACGAGGTCGTTTACGTATTTTTGAGGCTATGCTACATCTAG TAGAGCTTGTATGCGATCAAGGAGTTTTAGGGAAAGCATATTCTGTATTATCTAAAAGACGGTcacaaattatttctgaaactattAATGACCAGAATTTGACCTTCAATGTAAACGTTTTCATCCCGATGTCGGAATCTTTTGGTTTAGCTAAGGAATTGAGATCAAAAGCTAGTGGACACATTACATTACAACTTCAATTTTCCCATTGGAAAATGAATACCGAAGAACCATTTCCAGAAACCTGCCTAACATATGAGGTAACTACGTTACACGACTCAAAATTTGCGTTGTCTTTAAAACAACATGAATTTTGGAGTTCttcaaattctttaattcacTGCAAAATAGATATCAATTCAAGTGCCCACTTGAAATTAAGCAGTAATCCATTACTTGTCATTCAATGCATCAACACTCATAACAATCTTTGCTCTCTGCTTGTTTCGTTctttacttaa